Proteins encoded by one window of Desulfovibrio inopinatus DSM 10711:
- a CDS encoding chemotaxis protein CheA, giving the protein MSDLDAAAKTFIDEAYEQLADLEESLLELEENPEDLERVARAFRAMHTIKGSGAMFGFEEIARFTHDIETVYDRVRNGELPVTTELLTLTLTAKDHLHSLLSDDPSGSEHNKTKSDAIIVSFQKFLAHDEEPHPEEKRQKAPAPGSGEVDQSSGDPEIYWIRYTPHIDEYLTGTRPLGLLQEIEELGVSSGLPHVDAIPSLEEIRPDGVYIYWDILLATKTGRNPLEDVFLFVDDPNQVRIQLVGPGMLRKTDLHEIGSLCISLDDCDDATILASLRKAYTVKQQKISEAKSKWGKKQDSGNTVDTPKLAGASGGSSSSIRVDSFRLDKLINMVGEMVIIQSRLALIARNVHNPVLSQISEDLERLTDEMRDNALSIRMLPIGTAFSAFRRLVRDLAGSLGKNVELVTVGGETELDKTVIDRLKDPLMHILRNSIDHGLEDPASREAVGKPTKGTIRLKASHSSGDVLLTVEDDGRGIDPTQIMNKAVERGLVDPSEELSTKEIYSLLFLPGFSTAEKVSDVSGRGVGMDVVKKSIDNLRGTVDIDSVQGVGTTLTVRLPLTLAIIDGLNVLVGKESYVIPLASVDSCQERFISSPENVKTFETIECMGKMTPCISLRRLLSVPGEQPDYERIIIVAVDGSYIGLSVDFVVGRQQAVIKSLGGAYSNLELFSGTTVNADGGISLILDVAQLVRTANQRQAQLTAETAIRL; this is encoded by the coding sequence ATGTCTGATCTGGATGCAGCAGCCAAGACATTTATTGATGAAGCCTATGAGCAGTTGGCAGATCTTGAAGAATCACTGCTCGAGTTGGAGGAGAACCCTGAAGACCTTGAACGTGTGGCGCGTGCATTTCGCGCGATGCATACCATCAAGGGGTCGGGGGCAATGTTTGGTTTCGAGGAAATTGCCAGATTTACCCATGATATTGAAACGGTATACGACCGTGTTCGCAATGGGGAACTGCCCGTCACGACCGAACTTCTCACGTTGACATTGACGGCAAAGGATCATTTGCACAGCCTGCTCAGCGACGATCCAAGCGGCTCTGAGCACAATAAAACGAAATCCGATGCCATTATTGTATCGTTTCAAAAATTCTTAGCCCACGATGAGGAGCCGCACCCTGAGGAAAAGCGGCAGAAGGCACCAGCTCCGGGATCTGGTGAAGTGGATCAGTCTTCAGGTGATCCGGAAATATATTGGATTCGTTATACTCCACACATTGATGAGTATCTTACAGGAACACGTCCGCTGGGATTACTGCAAGAAATTGAAGAACTTGGAGTCTCGTCTGGACTGCCCCATGTAGACGCGATCCCTTCCTTGGAGGAAATTCGTCCAGACGGTGTCTATATTTACTGGGATATCCTTCTGGCGACGAAGACCGGTCGTAATCCCTTGGAAGATGTTTTTCTCTTTGTAGACGATCCCAATCAGGTTCGTATTCAACTCGTTGGGCCGGGCATGCTGCGGAAAACCGACCTGCATGAAATCGGAAGTTTGTGTATAAGCTTGGATGACTGTGATGACGCAACTATTTTGGCTTCATTGCGCAAAGCCTACACAGTAAAACAACAAAAAATATCCGAAGCAAAAAGCAAGTGGGGAAAAAAACAAGACTCCGGCAACACGGTGGACACACCGAAACTTGCAGGTGCATCCGGTGGAAGTTCTTCGAGCATTCGAGTGGATTCATTTCGATTGGATAAATTGATCAATATGGTCGGTGAGATGGTTATTATTCAGTCTCGTCTGGCTTTGATTGCTCGCAATGTTCATAATCCGGTTCTAAGTCAAATATCTGAAGATTTAGAGCGTTTGACAGATGAGATGCGGGATAACGCGTTGTCTATTCGCATGTTGCCGATTGGAACGGCATTTTCCGCATTTCGACGCCTTGTGCGCGATCTTGCCGGCAGTTTGGGAAAGAATGTTGAGTTGGTGACAGTTGGTGGCGAAACCGAGCTGGATAAAACCGTCATTGATCGTCTTAAAGACCCTCTCATGCATATTCTACGCAACAGTATCGACCACGGTCTTGAAGATCCGGCGAGTCGGGAAGCTGTTGGAAAGCCGACAAAAGGAACCATTCGCCTCAAAGCCTCGCATTCAAGCGGTGACGTTCTCCTCACGGTTGAAGACGATGGCCGTGGTATTGATCCGACCCAAATTATGAATAAGGCTGTCGAACGTGGACTTGTTGATCCAAGTGAGGAGCTCAGCACAAAAGAAATTTATTCGCTTTTGTTCCTCCCCGGATTTTCCACAGCGGAAAAAGTTTCTGACGTATCCGGGCGCGGGGTGGGGATGGACGTTGTCAAGAAAAGTATCGACAACTTGCGTGGCACTGTAGATATTGACAGTGTTCAGGGGGTAGGGACCACGTTGACCGTCCGTTTACCTCTGACCCTGGCAATTATTGATGGTCTCAATGTTCTTGTTGGCAAAGAATCATACGTCATACCATTGGCCTCTGTGGACTCGTGCCAAGAACGATTTATCTCGTCACCGGAAAACGTCAAAACGTTCGAGACCATTGAATGTATGGGGAAGATGACGCCCTGTATCAGTTTGCGACGCCTGCTGAGTGTTCCTGGAGAACAGCCCGACTATGAGCGTATCATTATTGTTGCTGTTGACGGGAGCTACATCGGGTTGAGCGTCGATTTTGTTGTCGGCAGACAACAAGCGGTTATTAAGAGCCTTGGTGGAGCATACAGCAATCTCGAATTATTTTCCGGTACGACCGTCAATGCAGACGGCGGTATTTCTCTTATTTTGGATGTGGCGCAGCTTGTACGTACCGCCAATCAGCGCCAAGCTCAACTGACTGCTGAAACGGCGATACGCCTTTAA
- a CDS encoding ATP-binding cassette domain-containing protein yields the protein MDMMQTRCEIPAPGSLLVSMDAVSVHRGGRALVSGVNFVLRAGEHWAVTGENGSGKSTFLRLVRGDLWPDQGATGGTRHFYVDGQPSHSPVGMRHRVGLAGADLRDYYRHREWNMSVTSAVASGLSDAPRYYGPWNASVEERVHRALTRVGMEAFAQTGLEILSQGELVKVLLARALVTDPIVLILDEVDDGLDEMSRRDVLRVVEMLAQGGTTILAVSHHRESRPDFLHREIRFEMGKVAFCGDVPQGTHGGSSSLPLATDVTCENREVQRTDTPLIVLHKVQVHIDEQVILEDIDWQLFPEENWAILGRNGAGKSTFLKLVAGEIHAEANPETVVSRFGYSSLPLSMLRRQIGMVSYTIQAGFDDDDPALAVTATGVRGDLALHVRPDDHHFEAAESLLDRLGLIRLAGCRMGELSQGERRKIILCRALLSSPRVLCLDEPLGGLDTFSKRTFLDLLEALDPQQTNLVFISHHQRDLPATLTHAVFLDQGRIVKQGRL from the coding sequence ATGGATATGATGCAAACCCGGTGTGAAATTCCCGCGCCGGGAAGTCTTCTTGTGTCAATGGACGCTGTCAGTGTTCATCGTGGTGGTCGGGCACTTGTTTCCGGAGTAAATTTTGTGTTGCGTGCGGGGGAGCATTGGGCCGTGACGGGAGAAAACGGCTCAGGAAAAAGTACTTTCTTACGACTCGTGCGCGGTGATCTCTGGCCAGATCAGGGTGCCACCGGCGGGACACGACATTTTTACGTTGATGGACAACCAAGTCACTCACCTGTCGGCATGCGTCATCGCGTCGGTTTGGCCGGAGCGGATTTGCGTGATTATTACCGGCATCGTGAATGGAATATGTCGGTGACCTCTGCCGTCGCATCGGGTCTCAGTGATGCGCCACGCTATTACGGACCATGGAACGCTTCCGTGGAAGAACGTGTGCATCGCGCATTGACCAGAGTCGGCATGGAGGCGTTCGCCCAAACCGGTCTCGAGATTCTTTCTCAGGGAGAACTTGTCAAAGTCCTTTTGGCGAGAGCCCTCGTGACAGACCCGATTGTTCTCATTTTAGATGAGGTGGATGACGGGTTGGATGAGATGTCGAGACGTGATGTATTGCGAGTCGTCGAGATGTTGGCGCAGGGTGGAACGACGATTTTGGCTGTAAGTCATCATCGGGAATCCAGACCTGATTTTTTACACCGAGAGATTCGTTTTGAAATGGGAAAGGTGGCGTTTTGTGGAGACGTGCCGCAAGGCACACATGGCGGCTCGTCTTCTTTGCCCCTTGCTACTGATGTGACTTGTGAAAATCGAGAAGTGCAGCGGACCGATACACCTCTTATTGTACTGCACAAGGTTCAGGTGCATATTGATGAGCAAGTTATTCTCGAAGATATCGACTGGCAGCTTTTTCCTGAGGAAAATTGGGCCATTCTTGGTCGGAATGGAGCCGGTAAATCCACGTTTTTGAAATTGGTGGCTGGAGAAATTCATGCCGAAGCCAATCCGGAAACTGTTGTATCCCGGTTTGGGTACTCGTCGCTCCCACTCTCGATGTTGCGTCGGCAAATAGGGATGGTCTCATATACTATTCAAGCGGGTTTTGATGATGATGATCCTGCGTTGGCCGTAACAGCGACAGGAGTACGTGGTGACTTGGCATTGCATGTCCGTCCGGATGATCACCACTTTGAAGCGGCGGAGTCATTATTGGATCGGTTGGGCTTGATTCGGTTGGCTGGGTGCCGGATGGGGGAATTATCTCAGGGAGAACGGCGCAAAATTATTTTATGTCGCGCTTTGCTCTCAAGTCCTCGTGTTTTATGTCTTGATGAACCGCTTGGAGGGCTTGATACTTTTTCCAAACGGACATTTCTGGACTTGCTTGAAGCTCTTGATCCTCAACAAACAAATCTTGTTTTCATTTCGCATCACCAGCGAGACTTGCCTGCAACCCTTACACATGCAGTATTTTTGGACCAAGGACGTATTGTAAAGCAAGGACGGTTATAA
- the cysQ gene encoding 3'(2'),5'-bisphosphate nucleotidase CysQ: protein MTAPHPFSFDIGSLLSVARHAGQEILRVYHTTFEVRLKADLTPLTKADESSNAIILAGLSDLTPDIPVLSEETQHAPYEERMEWETMWLVDPLDGTKEFVKKNGEFAVCIGLIENGRPVLGVIYVPIYDALYYGGAQLGAFVSTGGGPLVPIEAARHRPQGPLVALKSRSHPDERLIDFMKPYSPIQWVTAGSAYKFCLLASADAHVYPRLNKTYEWDTAAGHALLEGAGAIMTDLEGKPFLYNKPNLENGPFIAKAPIFPDVFP from the coding sequence ATGACTGCTCCTCATCCTTTCTCTTTTGATATCGGCTCATTATTGTCGGTGGCCAGGCATGCCGGGCAGGAAATCCTCCGAGTATATCATACCACGTTCGAAGTGCGGCTCAAGGCCGATTTGACTCCCTTGACGAAAGCGGATGAATCCTCCAATGCGATTATCTTAGCAGGGTTATCCGATTTGACTCCGGACATTCCTGTTTTGAGCGAAGAAACCCAACATGCGCCGTATGAAGAGCGCATGGAGTGGGAGACCATGTGGTTGGTGGACCCGCTTGACGGCACCAAAGAGTTCGTCAAAAAAAATGGTGAATTTGCCGTTTGTATTGGCTTGATTGAAAATGGGCGACCCGTACTTGGTGTTATCTATGTGCCGATTTATGATGCTTTATATTATGGTGGCGCACAGCTTGGCGCTTTTGTCAGCACTGGTGGAGGTCCACTTGTTCCTATCGAAGCAGCCAGACATCGACCTCAAGGTCCTTTGGTTGCATTGAAAAGTCGATCACATCCTGATGAGCGGTTAATTGATTTTATGAAACCATATTCGCCAATTCAATGGGTAACAGCTGGAAGTGCCTATAAATTTTGTTTATTGGCGAGCGCCGATGCGCATGTGTATCCACGTCTCAATAAAACGTATGAGTGGGATACTGCGGCCGGACATGCTCTTCTGGAAGGCGCGGGGGCTATCATGACAGATTTGGAAGGGAAACCGTTTCTCTATAATAAACCCAATCTGGAAAATGGTCCGTTTATCGCAAAGGCTCCAATTTTTCCGGATGTCTTTCCGTAA
- a CDS encoding alginate O-acetyltransferase AlgX-related protein has protein sequence MTSHRSNIVRKGIALLSSIIFIAFLCTPIVGSVFKLAPSVPIMESSPPPLPEFRCDVAWLSSVFTKLRRGWLEKNFAFREVLVRWQNMFNILALDSSTQYDSVMAGKNNWLFLSQENHELNVVTDYRTVTPYTQHDLDFWVKEFTRRRDMLAAKGIHYLVVMPPNKHTVYADQLPDELNRVHDFSKADQLITALRNVGIEVVDLRDALAKATKDHLTYYRTDNHWTTYGAHAGYTVIINALAKWFPNLKPTTLDDYNIDVRPGLLGGLGYMLAMGDHYTEDKITFTPKAGRKAREVPVDYTHPRFFQPPIAMETGDPTLPKAVVIRDSFSHELVPLLSEKFNRIIYLWPYPTDSQYVRHFGEEVIDAEKPDVVIDEFVERYFTRPPPKHSRQ, from the coding sequence GTGACAAGTCACCGTTCGAACATTGTGCGAAAGGGCATTGCCCTTCTTTCATCGATTATCTTTATTGCGTTTCTGTGCACGCCCATCGTTGGTTCGGTGTTCAAGCTCGCTCCAAGTGTACCGATTATGGAGAGTTCACCACCACCATTGCCTGAATTTCGATGTGATGTGGCATGGTTATCTTCCGTGTTCACGAAACTCCGTCGCGGGTGGTTGGAAAAGAACTTCGCATTTCGTGAAGTACTGGTACGCTGGCAGAATATGTTCAATATTCTCGCGCTCGACTCGTCCACGCAATACGATTCCGTCATGGCGGGGAAAAACAACTGGCTCTTCCTGTCGCAGGAAAATCACGAGCTTAATGTTGTCACCGATTACCGAACCGTCACCCCATACACCCAACATGACCTGGATTTTTGGGTCAAAGAATTCACACGCCGTCGAGATATGCTTGCGGCCAAAGGTATTCACTACCTGGTGGTGATGCCACCGAATAAGCACACGGTCTATGCGGACCAACTTCCGGATGAACTCAACCGGGTGCATGACTTCTCGAAAGCAGATCAGCTCATTACAGCACTTCGCAATGTCGGTATCGAAGTCGTCGATCTCAGAGATGCACTGGCCAAAGCCACCAAAGACCATCTCACCTATTATCGCACGGACAACCACTGGACAACCTACGGAGCCCATGCAGGCTATACCGTTATTATCAATGCGTTGGCCAAATGGTTCCCCAATCTCAAACCAACGACCCTCGACGACTATAATATTGATGTTCGTCCCGGTTTACTCGGTGGATTGGGATATATGTTGGCAATGGGTGACCACTATACCGAAGATAAAATTACATTCACCCCCAAAGCTGGCCGAAAAGCTCGGGAAGTACCGGTTGATTACACCCATCCGCGCTTCTTTCAGCCTCCTATCGCTATGGAAACGGGGGATCCAACCCTGCCGAAAGCCGTCGTCATTCGGGATTCGTTCTCCCACGAACTCGTTCCTCTGCTTTCGGAGAAATTCAACCGTATCATTTATCTTTGGCCGTATCCCACCGATAGCCAATACGTTCGCCACTTCGGTGAAGAGGTCATTGATGCTGAAAAGCCCGATGTGGTTATTGACGAGTTCGTCGAACGGTATTTCACGAGACCGCCCCCGAAGCATAGTCGTCAATAA
- a CDS encoding MBOAT family O-acyltransferase: MVFSSAAFLFFFLPIVMAIYFPLVKYGTLRNVILIIASLFFYAWGEGGYVLVMIGSIVINYFFALWVDRTRALGKSRLPITLCIIFNISLLIVFKYTNFIVDNLNLGLDAMGIAPIDIGHVHLPIGVSFFTFHCVSYILDIYRKQTSAQTSFTNTALYIALFPQLVAGPIVRYKDVAEQLTYRIVSIERFSKGINRFIVGLGKKVLVANVVALPADKIFAIPPDQLTTPVAWLGIICYTIQIYFDFSGYSDMAIGLANMFGFKFLENFNYPYISKSIREFWRRWHISLSTWFRDYLYIPMGGSRVAPWRVYFNLVTVFFLCGLWHGASWNFIIWGLFHGLFLVLERTPFGRMMDRAPSIVGHCYTLLTVMVAWVFFRAETLDMSLAYVSALFGFAQGSGVEWHVGLYLNPKVIAVIAAGIIGSMPIVPLIRNWRERIVTHHKHGSIAIDDGIESVVSILLLPAVFVLCVMSLASGTHNPFIYFQF; the protein is encoded by the coding sequence ATGGTATTTAGCTCGGCGGCTTTCCTGTTTTTCTTTTTGCCGATCGTCATGGCCATCTATTTTCCCCTGGTCAAATACGGCACCCTTCGCAATGTCATTCTCATCATTGCCAGTTTATTTTTCTACGCTTGGGGCGAAGGCGGTTATGTGTTGGTTATGATCGGCTCGATTGTAATCAACTACTTTTTCGCTCTTTGGGTGGATAGAACTCGAGCATTAGGCAAATCACGATTGCCTATCACACTGTGTATTATCTTTAATATCAGTTTGCTCATTGTGTTCAAATACACCAATTTTATCGTGGACAACCTCAACCTCGGCCTTGATGCGATGGGAATTGCTCCTATCGATATCGGCCATGTGCACCTTCCTATCGGGGTGTCCTTCTTCACCTTCCACTGCGTATCGTACATTCTGGATATTTACCGTAAGCAGACGTCGGCACAGACATCGTTCACGAATACGGCATTGTACATCGCGCTGTTCCCACAGCTCGTGGCGGGTCCGATCGTACGATACAAAGACGTGGCCGAGCAACTCACGTACCGCATCGTTTCTATCGAACGCTTTTCAAAAGGTATTAACCGATTCATCGTCGGACTTGGCAAAAAAGTACTTGTTGCCAACGTTGTTGCCCTGCCTGCCGATAAAATATTCGCCATTCCACCAGATCAACTCACAACGCCGGTCGCCTGGCTTGGGATTATCTGCTACACCATCCAAATTTATTTCGACTTCTCCGGATACTCGGACATGGCTATTGGTTTGGCAAACATGTTCGGCTTCAAATTCCTTGAAAACTTTAACTATCCGTATATCTCGAAATCAATTCGAGAGTTCTGGCGCCGGTGGCATATTTCCTTATCCACGTGGTTCCGGGACTATCTGTATATTCCCATGGGTGGCAGTCGGGTGGCTCCCTGGCGTGTGTACTTCAACCTTGTCACGGTCTTCTTTCTGTGCGGTCTGTGGCATGGCGCCAGCTGGAACTTCATCATCTGGGGATTGTTTCATGGCCTGTTTCTCGTTCTCGAACGGACACCTTTCGGCCGTATGATGGATCGCGCTCCATCAATTGTAGGCCACTGCTATACGCTGTTGACTGTCATGGTTGCGTGGGTCTTTTTCCGTGCGGAAACGCTCGATATGTCCTTGGCATATGTTTCCGCTCTGTTCGGTTTTGCGCAGGGTTCCGGGGTGGAATGGCATGTCGGCCTGTACCTCAACCCGAAAGTCATCGCCGTCATTGCTGCCGGAATTATCGGCTCCATGCCCATTGTTCCTCTTATCCGGAATTGGAGAGAACGTATCGTCACGCATCATAAACACGGATCTATCGCCATTGACGACGGCATCGAGTCTGTTGTCAGCATTCTGCTGTTGCCTGCGGTCTTCGTTCTCTGCGTTATGTCCCTGGCAAGCGGAACCCACAACCCGTTCATTTATTTTCAGTTTTAG
- a CDS encoding TVP38/TMEM64 family protein, with product MAILFIASHFELLSNSLQKNALWLRSTIGNHVVLAAVIYLALSTVFYNIPLPFAAIFKTLAGVIFGSLYGTVLNVTASALAAMLGTFVVRHVVFRDAAFLHHARLNGIHREIDTNGFWYVLACRFFMGVPFFLVNVAAGMSRIRIVTCGVATAVGVIPVSWLYAEAGSRLRFFNTISDLASPTFLFVLVALAAISALFPAVFRRIAKKEFISSNSAFHSKKEDK from the coding sequence ATGGCTATACTTTTCATAGCAAGCCATTTCGAACTTCTCTCGAATAGTCTTCAGAAAAATGCCCTTTGGTTACGCTCGACAATAGGAAATCATGTTGTTCTTGCAGCAGTGATTTACCTCGCGTTGTCGACAGTCTTCTATAATATACCACTACCATTTGCTGCTATATTTAAAACGCTTGCAGGAGTGATTTTTGGAAGTCTTTATGGGACTGTTCTCAATGTCACGGCATCGGCGCTCGCTGCCATGCTCGGGACGTTCGTTGTTCGGCACGTTGTTTTTCGGGATGCTGCATTCTTGCATCATGCGCGACTGAACGGAATTCATCGAGAAATCGACACAAATGGATTTTGGTATGTGTTGGCATGCCGTTTTTTTATGGGAGTACCGTTCTTTTTGGTGAATGTGGCAGCAGGCATGTCGAGAATTCGTATTGTGACATGTGGAGTGGCAACGGCTGTCGGAGTCATTCCCGTTTCATGGCTATATGCTGAGGCTGGGAGCCGGCTTCGGTTTTTTAACACGATTTCAGATTTGGCTTCACCGACGTTTCTCTTTGTTCTGGTGGCGTTGGCTGCTATCTCCGCCCTTTTTCCCGCGGTGTTTCGCAGGATTGCAAAGAAAGAATTCATTTCATCAAACAGCGCATTCCATTCGAAGAAGGAGGACAAATGA
- a CDS encoding DMT family transporter, with translation MIKFIAITIATGIILPVQIGLNSILGVAGGSMVFAALISFAVGTLGLLAYSLASGMAWPTWSQLASGAPWWSWLGGLIGAFYVTIAVIAGPRIGATVFFSLIVAGQLTGSLILDHFGLLGFTTAPISFGRIVGVILIVLGVFLIRRF, from the coding sequence GTGATCAAATTCATCGCCATCACGATAGCAACTGGTATTATTCTCCCCGTCCAAATTGGTCTCAATTCGATTCTCGGCGTCGCCGGGGGCAGTATGGTTTTTGCTGCTCTCATTTCATTTGCTGTTGGAACATTGGGACTCCTCGCCTATTCCCTTGCCTCCGGTATGGCGTGGCCCACATGGTCGCAACTTGCTTCCGGAGCACCATGGTGGAGTTGGCTCGGCGGACTTATCGGCGCCTTCTATGTTACAATTGCCGTTATTGCCGGTCCACGCATCGGAGCGACGGTATTCTTCTCTCTAATCGTCGCGGGGCAACTGACAGGATCATTAATTCTGGATCACTTTGGCTTGTTGGGCTTCACAACCGCACCGATTTCATTCGGCCGCATTGTCGGTGTTATCCTTATCGTTCTGGGCGTCTTTTTGATCCGTCGCTTTTAA
- a CDS encoding response regulator encodes MMKTLVVDDDYIVRAMLCELLAPYGDCEESPNGLDALKRYKRAYHEGTPYDLIVMDVLMPELSGREVLKKIRNMEYKRGAAMVDEVKVIMISYLGDPEDVVSSFRSGATAYIVKPIDAGVLHMRIKELGLPGGE; translated from the coding sequence ATGATGAAAACTCTTGTGGTTGATGATGATTATATTGTTCGTGCCATGTTGTGCGAATTGCTCGCTCCGTATGGAGATTGCGAAGAAAGTCCCAATGGACTTGATGCGCTCAAACGATATAAGCGAGCATATCACGAGGGGACTCCGTATGATCTCATTGTCATGGATGTTTTGATGCCTGAGTTGAGTGGTCGTGAGGTACTGAAGAAAATCAGAAACATGGAGTACAAGCGTGGGGCGGCTATGGTGGACGAGGTGAAAGTCATCATGATTTCCTACCTTGGTGATCCCGAGGATGTCGTCTCATCGTTTCGTTCCGGAGCGACAGCATATATTGTGAAACCCATTGATGCCGGTGTGCTTCATATGCGTATCAAAGAGCTTGGTCTTCCTGGGGGGGAGTGA
- a CDS encoding class I SAM-dependent methyltransferase: MLEINTEKLDCKKDDVSRLKRLLTELGSERVWRPVFIEGKQVCRGQGFDEDGPQHALKHIDFNNKTVIDFGCNVGHYAFWAAGKGAQACFGVDVDADVIEAARLMAYVLGMQHVDFDVINFLENPLPTQYDVGLLVDFIGKATIAKGRLPAVVRAVDQAVTKEAIVTVRPRYHLQDDLARSEEEIADLQLAPFVHDGWFDLVACLKAWMPGWHFDMATQSDRLNRKFKYSLYLTRI; the protein is encoded by the coding sequence ATGCTGGAAATTAATACGGAAAAATTGGACTGCAAAAAAGACGATGTGTCTCGCCTCAAGCGACTTTTGACCGAGCTTGGCTCAGAAAGGGTCTGGAGGCCGGTTTTTATTGAAGGCAAGCAGGTATGCCGAGGACAAGGTTTTGATGAGGATGGCCCTCAGCATGCGTTAAAACACATTGACTTCAACAACAAGACGGTCATCGATTTTGGGTGTAATGTGGGACACTATGCGTTTTGGGCGGCTGGAAAAGGAGCACAAGCCTGCTTTGGTGTCGATGTCGATGCTGATGTCATTGAAGCAGCACGTTTGATGGCATATGTGCTTGGCATGCAACACGTTGACTTTGACGTGATCAACTTTTTGGAAAACCCTTTACCAACCCAATATGATGTTGGATTGCTCGTGGATTTCATCGGGAAAGCCACGATTGCAAAAGGTCGACTTCCAGCCGTTGTGCGTGCTGTGGACCAAGCGGTGACGAAAGAAGCCATTGTCACGGTGAGGCCACGTTATCACCTGCAAGATGATCTTGCGCGCTCTGAAGAAGAGATTGCTGATCTTCAGTTGGCTCCCTTTGTTCATGATGGTTGGTTCGACCTGGTGGCTTGCCTTAAAGCGTGGATGCCGGGGTGGCATTTCGATATGGCCACACAGAGTGATAGGTTGAATAGAAAATTTAAATACAGCCTGTATCTTACACGAATTTGA
- a CDS encoding STAS domain-containing protein, which yields MNIEFEGDLTVERAADIKQQLLDALSTGESVELGFSKAADADLTFFQLLHAAKKSFAARQQPLILKKDLPEHLAFKAQVSGMEEIIVVGVDANSSR from the coding sequence ATGAATATTGAATTTGAGGGTGACTTGACAGTGGAGCGAGCGGCCGACATCAAACAACAACTCCTTGATGCCCTTTCCACCGGGGAATCTGTGGAACTTGGATTTTCCAAAGCAGCTGATGCTGATCTGACCTTCTTTCAACTTCTACATGCAGCGAAAAAATCTTTTGCTGCCAGGCAACAGCCTCTTATCTTGAAGAAAGATTTGCCTGAGCATCTCGCGTTTAAAGCTCAGGTGTCCGGAATGGAAGAAATTATTGTTGTTGGCGTGGATGCCAACAGCTCCCGATAA
- a CDS encoding GIY-YIG nuclease family protein, with product MTWWVYLARCADDCLYCGCTTSLKRRLAQHNGFLPGGARYTASRRPVCFVGVRKCQNRAEAYRLEYRIKRTATKKKLTVLKTCSDHVKERSEDA from the coding sequence ATGACATGGTGGGTCTATCTTGCACGCTGTGCCGATGATTGTCTGTACTGCGGTTGCACCACGAGTTTGAAGCGTCGCCTGGCGCAACATAATGGTTTTCTGCCTGGTGGAGCACGCTATACGGCGAGCCGACGACCGGTCTGTTTCGTTGGGGTGCGAAAATGCCAAAATCGGGCAGAGGCCTATCGTTTGGAATACCGCATTAAACGAACAGCAACAAAAAAGAAATTGACGGTGTTAAAAACGTGTTCTGATCATGTGAAGGAACGTAGCGAAGATGCATAG
- a CDS encoding circadian clock KaiB family protein, translating into MGKIVLKLYVTGGQSAVEQAADDLQKYCEQSTGLPCDVEIVDAMRWPQKVVGARVLAFPTIIREAPLPLRRVIGDISNPTKILAALDLLPTLD; encoded by the coding sequence ATGGGTAAAATCGTTTTAAAACTGTACGTTACAGGAGGGCAGTCAGCAGTCGAGCAAGCTGCAGACGACCTCCAGAAATATTGTGAACAATCAACCGGACTTCCATGTGATGTGGAAATTGTGGATGCAATGCGCTGGCCACAAAAAGTCGTGGGTGCCCGGGTTCTTGCGTTTCCAACAATCATTCGCGAAGCTCCACTTCCTCTTCGTCGTGTCATCGGCGACATATCCAATCCCACTAAAATTCTTGCTGCACTCGATTTACTCCCTACGCTCGATTGA